In Desulfitibacter sp. BRH_c19, the sequence TACCCGAATATACTTTTGATTTTTTAATAAAACTTCAATATCCTGGCTGTAATAATTTTTAGGATATCTTCTTTGAAAAATTCTCACTATACTACTATTTTTATAGCACTCCAAAGGATAAATCATTTCTTCAGCATACAAAGTTGCTAATGCAGTTAACTTTTCTTCTTTAGTCATCATCTTACCCCCCTCTAAAATCGCCGGAAATGGCGTATAACGTGGCGCGGGTTTGCGAAGTTGCTTTGGAGGACAAGGGTTTTCTTGTCCGGAAAAGCAATTTTGCAAACCCGCTGATAGGCGATGTTGGGAGCGCTTTAGCGCGAACCCGCCTATCAGCGGGTGTAACCCGCGCCACGATAGGACGGAATTGTGAGCGCAGCGAGCAATTTCCGTCCTATCGTTGGGCATCTGCGACGCCGTTGAGCCGGACCCTCGGAGCCCTTCTCCTTGGCGGTGCTTGTCACCCGGCGAAACGGTGTGGTGCGGCAAACTTCGTGCTCTTTCCCGGAGCCTTTCTTCATGACTTGGCTCATCCGCACCCTTGTGCAGATGCTTTGTTATGTAACGTGGGAGGCCCCTAAACTCAGAGGCCGACAGGACGTCGGCCCCTAAAATCCCACAATGCTCCGCCTATTAAATACATGATTATTAATGATGCGAATTAATTTTCATCACTGTATACTCTTTGCTTTACACGATATTTTCTCCAAGTAAGATTTTAGGCATGGTTGTCAAACAGCGATTCCATCTTTTATAAAACTTCTCAAGTCCAAGTTTGGAAACCTTTGCATGTACTTCTTCATTTTCAACTACCCAATACAGTATATAAGTAACCTTACCAACATAGCGTGTCAACGGAACTGGTGGTTCGCCTGATTTTACTGCATTGAAGTCTTTCTGCCTATGGGTTCTTTTGATGTATTTTACATCAATAACACCTTGCTGTTCTTTGTAAAATTCAGCTACTTCTTTCATTAGTGCTTCGACTTCATCTTGCTTGTCAAGTTTTACTTCATATATGCAAATTTCATTAAACATATAACCATCCTCTTTCACGTAATAACGAAAGCTCTAAAAACACTTTCACATAATCCGCCGCAGGACGCGGCGGCTTTGCCTCCCATGTTATATAACGTCTGGGTGTTACCGTAGCGTCATACTACTTTCATATTGGCTAAGTTACGGTAACACCTTGTTATCCGATACCGTACGCCCCCAGATTCAGAGGCCGCCAAGGAAGGCGGCCCCTTAAGCCTTCGCATCATTTATATCTTACTAGAGATTTCTAATTATACGAGTGTGTTATATACAGTTGATCATGTCTGTTTACAACATATAATAATGGGGAATAATATCCTGATAACTTCCGTCCTTCATTAGAAATCCCTCAGGGATAACCCCAAGCTGAACAAAGCCTAGCTTTTTATACAACCGAAGCCCTGCAGTATTTGAGATTACTACAGCGTTGAATTGCAGTATTTTAAAGCCAATTTCCTTTGCCTTTGCAATACAGTGCAAAACCAAAATTTCGCCGATTTTTTTCCCACGTTCATCGCTCTTCACAGCATAGCTTGCGTTAGAAATATGCCCACATCTTCCCACATTGTTTGGGTGCAGGATATACAGCCCGACCATTTTACCCGTCTCGTCCTCAATTGCCACTCCTGTAAATGATTGACTATTAAAAAAATCTATTCCACTTTTTTCATCAAGAAGCTCTATTTGAGGAAAAGCAATTCCATCTTCAACGATATCGTTCCAAATCATGACCATAGCTGGTAAATCTTCGCTTGTAAATTCTCTGACAGTGATTCCCATAACTTGCCCCCTACGTCAAATTCTTGTTATCTAAGTATAATACAAACAATTTATATTCTAACATTTTCTACGAAATAGTCACCACTAATCTCAAATCCGCGCATGGACGCGCGGCCTTATGCGTACGGTTTCGGATAACGTCCCGTGAATTCCCGAAGTCTGGTTACTACTTGCATATTCTCTCAGATTTAGGTAGGGTCGAGGTCTGGCGCGGTACTTATACAGCCCGTTTCCAGCCCCCGCCACTTCAAACCCGGCGTGCGGTTCTCCCGCACCGGGCTTTCCGACAACATTCTTCCTAGTGCATTCAAGGTTATGTTCCACATATACCTCTTTGATAGAAGTATTCGAGTTTGTTAGTAGATACCCATTTTTCAAACAGTTCTTTGATTTTGGTTTTCTCTTTCCACTTTCTCTTCTTGTATGCCATCCTTAATAGTTTTAATCTTACATACCGGTCAAGAGCCTGGAGTTTCTTTATTGCGTTACCCATGCAGAAATAATTTCTCCATCCCCGTATTATTGGATTGAGAATATCCGTTACGTCTTTTATGTTCTTAGGTAGGTTTTTACGTGATGTCTGCTCTCGAATTGCTTCTCTTATTTTCTTCATTGCCTTATTGTTTGGCCATGCATACGGTACAATTTTTCCACTATTTTTGGATTTCATTTTACAAAAGTGGTAACCTAAAAAGTCAAAACCTTCCTGGTTTAGGTCTACTATTTTTGTTTTTTTCGGGTGTAGAGTGAGCTTTAGGCGACACATTAGCTTTTCTACTTCTTCTAGGGCTCTTTCTGCCTGATGTTCCGTCCTGCATACTAAACAGACATCATCTGCATATCTATATAGATCCCCATATCCTTTTAACTCTGTCGTCCACATTTTATCCAGTACATGTAAATATAATTTGCCAGCAAGGGGGAGATGACTCCTCCTTGAAGCTCACGCCAGCATTCAATATCACTGCCTGAAGTTATTATTTCCTTCAATCTATTATAAAGTTCTTCATAATAATAACCGCATTCCCAACTTGAAAATGCTGATGCAAAGTAAAGATTATGTAATGAATTGCAATCACCTTCAAATTCAGATTCATACTTATTTAAAATGTCATCAATTACAGTCTGAATAGGGACACCCTTATTAAATTCGTCCATTATTTCTGAATAAATGTCCATATATTCATCATTAGAAGATATTCCGGTTCCCCATGCACCCATTATCATTCCTCCAAAAAATGATATCCGCCGCAGGACGCGGCGGCTCCCGCGCGCGATTTTATATAACGTCTTGCCGGTTCCCGCCGCGCCCTGACCGCATGCATCATCCTCTAAGTGGCGGGAACCGGCTGTTATGTAAAGTCGCGCGCCCCCAGACTTGGAGGCCGACAGGACGTCGGCCCCTTAATCAAATTCCCCCATATCCATATCCCCATCCTTGAATATACCATGGAGATTTGTTGTCTTTCCTAATTAAATCAAAACGCCATTCAATTTCACCACTTTGTGTAGGAACCTTTGTATTATCATACTTAACGTCATGAAGAGCATAGACTACGGCTATATTATCAGCCGTTAGACCTATTTCATTAGCTTTTTCACTTTTTAATATACTGTGCTTATAGCCTGTGTCACTTTCATAATGAATATCTAAAATCTTCAAACTTATAACACCAAAATCCCCATTCATCTCTCTCGAAAATCCTCTTTGTTTTTCACGTGTAAGAGTCGATAACCAAGTATCATAATCGTTTTCCCTCATTGCTATAAGATATTTTTCGACAACGGTTATAGCAGTTGGATTATTATTGACTTTTTCGTCATTCAAATAAAAAGTAAGTTCATCTCCATAATCAAAGCTATCTTGATTAATAGTCTCTGTCTCTAAAGAAGATTGATCATCTTCCCAGTTAATTATTTCATGCTTTCCACATGATGTTGTAGTAATAATTAAAACTACTAAAACAATAAAAATGCTTCTTGCAAATCGCATCACACACCTCCAATTAACAGAAATAATTCTTATTCCATCCGCCGCAGGACGCGGCGGTCTCGCGCGCGATTTTATATAACGTGGCGCGGGTTTGCGAAGTTGCTTTGGAGGACAAGGGTTTTCTTGTCCGGAAAAGCAATTTTGCAAACCTGCTGATAGGCGATGTTGGGAGCGCTTTAGCGCGAACCCGCCTATCAGCGGGTGTAACCCGCGCCACGATAGGACGGAATTGTGAGCGCAGCGAGCAATTTCCGTCCTATCGTCCCGTGAATTCCCGAAGTCTGGTTACTACTTGCATATTCTCTCAGATTTTGGGAATTCACTGTTATCTGCTGCCCGTCGGAAATACCCTAACAAAGCCCAAAAATTCAATCCGGGTCAAACACATTTGGATCAAAAGCTGATGGCCAATTAAACTAATACTTTAAAACGGCATTCACTATCTCCAGCAAGAATGGTTTTCTCCATAAAAACTTTTACATCTCTACCTAAGCCAAGTCTAAATTTCTTTTTAATATTTCCTTGTGTACAATAGCAAAGAGTTTTCGAAGCTTCATTAACATCTTCGTTAATTAATGGACAGTAGCATTTATCAAAGACAACATATATATTATTACCTTCAATTTTAACTCGCCATTTCTGAGATAATTGTTTTATAAATTCAACCTCATCTTTAGATTCCTTCTTAATATCTAATAACCTTTCATCAGTGAGATGAGTGAATGGGCATTTCTCACCGCATGCTTCCATAATTTCAGTTTTCTTAGTCTCATCAAGATTCTTATCCAAATTCTTAAGCAGCTCTTTTATCCATACATTCATTTTGCTTTTCTCCTCTCAAATCATGTTTATATAACTTCCTTATACGACCACGAATATTATCTGAGAAAAACAGAATCATACATTGTTCTAAGACAAACCGAAGCCAAAGATATATACTTTTAATTAATCGAAGCTTGCATATTGTCCTTAATAAAGTAAAAATTGCTAGGGTTGCAGATAACGTTCCGCGGGTATGCGAAGTCCTGTGTTGCGCCTGCGGCAGGCATTTTGTATACCCGCTGTTGTGCGATGGACTACTTTCTGCATGATAAAAACCAATCAAACAATGCTCCTTCTTCAAAAACGATGTTGTTTAGGTTGTGTTCACCTTTTTCATATATTGTTATATTCACTTCAGCTTTAGCTTCTTCTAGTTTCTTCAGAATTCCTACAGTTTTCTCAATAGGTATTTCATTGTCAAATTTATCATGGAATACCCATATTGGAATATTAATTATTTTCTGTATATTATCACTCATGAAAGGTTTATAAATACCGCCACTTATCGGAGCAATTCCAGCAAACCACTGGGGGTAATCCATGGCAAAAGACCAAGTTCCCATACCTCCCATACTAACCCCAGTTAAATAAATTTTCTCAATATCAATACTTTCATTATTTGTGATAGTGACAAAAAGTTTATTTAATCTTTTTGTTAAGAATGACCAATAAATTCCATCAGGACACAAAGGCGATATCGTAATAAATTGAGGTAATTTATTTTCAAGTGCATATTTCGCAAGACCGTTACCTTGCCCTTCATCATTTCTAATGAGTTTTTGTAATTCATTTCCTCTTTCGGCCATACTGTGAAGAAATAAAATCATGGGATATTTTTTTTCAGGGTCATATTCTTTGGGGTAAGTAATCAAATAATTCAGTCTGCTATTTTCACAAAACATGTACTTATATGGAACACCCTGTTCTGATAAGAGAACGCGGCTTCCAACATCAGATGTTTTTTTAAAGGAAGCACAAGCAGTGACCATAAAAGTTATCATAGCTATTAATAAACATCTCATAATCATCATAATCCTCTCGTATTAGTCTTTCGCACAACGTTCCGAGTGTTACCGACGTATCCGTCCCGCAGGGCTGACGCAAAGCTTGCTCATTCATTTCACCTTATATATTGCAAGCTTTGTGACAGAGGGTATGTGGTGCGGCTTGCCCCAGAGCTTGTCTACACCGCACCCTTGCGGTAAAACTCTGTTATATGATGTCACACTTAATATTCATTCACAAAAAAAT encodes:
- a CDS encoding GCN5 family acetyltransferase; protein product: MGITVREFTSEDLPAMVMIWNDIVEDGIAFPQIELLDEKSGIDFFNSQSFTGVAIEDETGKMVGLYILHPNNVGRCGHISNASYAVKSDERGKKIGEILVLHCIAKAKEIGFKILQFNAVVISNTAGLRLYKKLGFVQLGVIPEGFLMKDGSYQDIIPHYYML